The DNA segment AACGGTCAGGTCGAGGCTGCGGGACAGCATGCGGAAAGCGCGGCTGCCGATGCAAACCTACATAAGATTGTGTCCCCGATGGTTGGAACATTCTATCGAGCTTCTTCCCCGGATGCAAATCCTTATGTAAATGTTGGAGATAAGGTAGGCGTTAAGACTACGGTTTGTATTATCGAAGCGATGAAGCTGATGAACGAGCTTGAGGCAGAAGTCAAGGGCGAGATCGTGGATATTCTCGTAGAGAATGGTCAGCTCGTAGAATTCGGACAGCCTCTCTTTTTGGTGAAGCCGGAATAAATTGCGGTTAAAGGAGACCTTGTTAAAGGTCTTATCTAGCTTTCCAAGGAGGATGGGAGATTAGTGAAATTTCATAAAATATTGATTGCGAACCGTGGTGAAATTGCAGTACGGATTATCCGTGCCTGCCGCGAGCTTGGGATTTCGACCGTAGCCGTATATTCGGAAGCGGATAAGGACTCGCTGCATGTTCGTCTTGCGGATGAAGCTTATTGTATTGGGCCGACATTGGCCAAGGACAGCTATTTGAATTTTACCAACTTGATGAGTGTAGCGACGCTTACCGAATGCGATGCGATTCATCCGGGATATGGATTCCTAGCTGAAAACGCAGATTTCGCAGAGATCTGTGATTCGTGTAACATTACCTTTATCGGCCCCTCCCCGGAAGCTATAACGAAAATGGGAGATAAGTCTGTTGCTAAACAAACGATGAAAAGCGCAGGAGTGCCGGTAATTCCAGGTTCGGACGGATTGATCGACGATTTGGATGAAGCGATTATGGTTGCCCGTGATATCGGCTACCCGGTTATTATTAAGGCTACTGCAGGTGGCGGTGGCAAGGGAATTCGCCTTGCCGAGGACGAAGCCTCGCTCATTCAGCAAATTACGATGGCCCAGCAGGAAGCGCAGAAGGCTTTCGGCAATGCTGGCGTCTATTTAGAGAAATATTTGACAGGCATGAAGCACGTTGAAATTCAGATTGTCGCAGACAAGCATGGTAATGCCGTTCATTTAGGAGAACGGGACTGCTCCGTGCAGCGCAGACGCCAGAAGCTGGTGGAAGAGGCGCCATGCCCAGTGCTCTCGCCTGAGAAACGTCAGGAAATGGGCGAAGCAGCCGTTCGGGCTGCTCTCGCAGTCAATTATTCAGGTGCGGGAACGTTAGAGTTCTTGCTGGGTCCTGATGGTCAATTCTATTTCATGGAGATGAATACGCGCATTCAAGTAGAGCATCCCGTTACTGAAATGGTCACTGGGATCGATCTGATTCAGGAAATGATCTCGGTTGCCGAAGGCAATCCGCTATCATTTAAGCAGGAGGATGTTATCCTGACTGGCTGGTCTATTGAATGCCGGATTAATGCAGAGGATCCGTCACGCAATTTCATGCCTTCTCCGGGCAAGATCGGTTTCTATCTAGCTCCGGGCGGACCTGGCGTTCGCGTAGACAGTGCTGCTTATCCGGGATATGTCATATCGCCGCATTATGATTCTATGATTGCCAAGCTGATCGTTTGGGCTCCAACCCGCGAGGAAGCGATTGCGAAAATGAAGCGGGCCTTGGCCGAATTTGCAATTGAAGGTATTCATACGACCATTCCGTTTCATCAGAAACTATTGGATCATCCCGTGTTTATTAGAGGGGATTTCGATATTAAATTTTTGGAAGAAAATGAGATCTAGATTTCGCTGATTGTTTGTCATAATGATGCTGAAATGATATAGTATTTATAATAAGTGGCAAGCCTCTTTGTCGTGAGGTTTTGTCAAACTTATTGAGAGGTGGATGATAGTTATGAGTACATTGCCTACGGAATTTGAACGTACGGATATCGGAGAAATTCAAATTGCACCCGAGGTTATCGAAGTGATTGCCGGCCTTGCTACGGTTGAAGTTAAGGGTGTTGCTGGCATGAGCGGCGGATTCGCTGGCGGTATTGCCGAACTGCTTGGCAGAAAGAACTTGTCCAAGGGTGTAAAGGTTGAGGTTGGTCAGCGTGAAGCGGCTGTTGACGTTTCCGTTATTGTTGAATATGGCAATCGGTTGCCCGAGGTAGCTACGGAAATCCAACGCAATGTGAAGCGTTCGATCGAAACGATGACCGGACTGACTGTGGTAGAGGTTAACGTACATATTCACGATGTCATTTTCAAGACGGTCGAGAGAAGTGAAGAGACGGAACTGAGCCATAGGGTGAAATAATGATCAAGTTAAGAACCCCCGACGATCACCGTCAGGGGTTTACTATAATTTAAGGAGGCTCTATCCGTCGTGCCCAAAATTTTGGACAGACTTTTGCTATTTATTTACAGCTTAAGTATCGGAATACTATCTGTAATCGCCGTCCTCCTAGTGACGAATGCCGTGCCTGTTGATTTGAAGCAATTTCATGGGAGCTCTTGGATTATTGCTGCGATTAGCGTATCGGCTGTGTTGTTTCTGCTTAGCATTCGCTTCTTTTACATTTCGATCAAACGTGATCGCGGTTCGCTCCCGTCCATTGATCAGCGAACGGAATATGGGGATATTCAAATTTCGGTGGAGACGATTGAGAATTTATCCTACAAAGCAGCTTCCCGGGTACGAGGCATTCGCGACGTGAAGACGCGTATCCGTATTACGGACTCCGGGCTAGAAATTATTGTCCGTGCCCTGGTGGACGGTGAGACTTCCATTCCGGAGCTTACGGAGGAAGTGCAGAAGCAGGTACATGATTATGTCGAGGAAATTACCGGAATTCCCGTTTCTTATGTTTCGGTGTATATTGCTAACCTTGTGCAATCTCCTGTTATCAAAAGCCGGGTTGAATAGGGGTGAAGATCCCGATGAATTGGAAGCAATTGTGGGAGGGTTACAAGGGACGCTTGCTGGGAACGGCGGCAGCGATACTATTTATTCCCATTTATCTGTTTTTCGGATTTTGGAACATGTTATTTTGTGCGCTTCTCCTTTATGTCGGTTATACGATCGGCAAGTATAAGGATCTTGACCAAGGCTCGCTCATCCCATGGAGAGAGCTGTTGGACTGGTTGAATGCGCGCTGGCGCCCTTTTAAATGATTCCCGTGATATGCTGTCCTCCGGAAAAAGAGCTGCATTTTATCTTGCCCATTTTTGTGGAGAGAGCATGTCACGGGTTTTTTTGTTTGAAAATTACGGCGAAATAAGCATTCCAATCGGAAAGGAACATAATAAAATTCAGCAAAGTGTCATAGAACTTGAGCATTTTGGTTCATCATTTAGGATAGGAAGTATAACACGTTGTTCTTATGGAGGTTAAGGAGGAAGCACATGAAACGGAGACTAGCACGAGAAATTGCGATCCAAAGCTTGTACCAAATGGAGATGAACGAGGTTGGTGCGGAGGAAGCAGTATCTATACTTATTGCAGAGGCTGCCGGTGAGAATGAAAGCGAAGTTGAATTGTCAGACGTGAATAAGACGACATCTTTTGTATTGGAGCTCGTAAATGGAACTTGGGAGCACAAGGCAGCTATTGATGAAATGTTGGGCGATTATTTGAAAAATTGGCAGGTTAGTCGGCTGTCCAAGGTGGACAGGCAGATTTTGAGATTAGCTGTATATGAAATGGTATTTCGCAACGATGTGCCCGGCAAAGTAGCTGTTAACGAAGCGATCGAGTTAGCCAAGCATTTCGGCGTAGAGGAATCCGGAAAGTTCGTCAATGGTGTGCTTGGTAAGATGATTCATGAACTGGAAACATTAAAAAACAAAATCTAAAAATGACAAGGGGAGAAGTCTATGTCAGCACCAATTATTAATGGAAAACAGGTTTCGGAAGAAATCAGAACTAATCTTCGCAAAGAAGTGGAGCAGCTTGCTGGGAAGGGCTTTACGCCTGGGCTGGCCGTTGTACTGGTGGGTGAGGATCCGGCATCCCAAGTTTATGTACGCAACAAGGAGAAGGCTTGCCACGATCTGGGGTACTACTCCGAGGTCCACCGGTTGCCTGCTTCCACCACGCAAAAAGAACTGCTTGACCTCGTGGACAAGCTGAATAGCCAAAGCAATATTCACGGTATTCTTGTTCAGCTTCCGCTGCCAGGCCATATCGAGGAGAAGGCGGTTATCGATGCGATCGCAGTGGAGAAAGACGTGGACGGCTTCCATCCGGTCAATGTAGGCAACCTGGTGATCGGCGATGATAGTTTACTTCCTTGCACGCCAGCCGGCGTAATCGAGCTTATCAAGCGTACCGGAATCGAAATATCCGGCAAGCATGCCGTCGTCATCGGTCGCAGCAATATTGTCGGCAAACCGGTGTCCCTGCTGCTGCAGCGCGAGAATGCAACGGTTACGATGTGCCATTCCCGCACGGCGAATATGAAGGAGCTGACGAAGCAAGCAGATATCCTCGTTGTGGCGATCGGAAGGGCTAACTTTGTGGACGCTTCCTATGTGAAGCCGGGAGCGGTCGTAATTGACGTAGGGATGAACCGCCTCGATAACGGAAAATTAGCGGGAGACGTTGATTTTGAAAGCGTGAAGGAAGTATCCGGCCCAATTACTCCAGTTCCCGGCGGTGTTGGCCCAATGACGATTACGATGCTGATGCAAAATACGCTGATTGCAGCCAAGCGGTTTCAGTACTCGCCTGAGCTGAAATGATAAAGGGGGAAGGTAAGACCCCATGGAGCAAAAAATTTATTCGATTAAAGAATTGAATCGCTATATCCGCATGAAGATGGAGTCTGATAAGCTCCTCTCCGAGGTATGGATTCGCGGGGAAATATCCAATTTTACGCATCATTCCAGCGGACATATGTATTTTACGCTGAAAGATAAGGACAGCCGGATTAAGAGCATCATGTTTGCTTCACATAATCAGCGGCTGCCTTTTATCCCGCGGGAGGGAACCCGAGTTATTGCCCGGGGCAATGTGTCGGTCTACGAGCGGGACGGGCAATATCAGTTCTATGCGACACAGATGCAGCCCGACGGGATCGGCAGTCTGTATTTGGCCTTCGAGCAACTGAAGCAGAAGCTGGAGGCCGAAGGGCTGTTCGCGCCGCAGCGGAAGCGGTCTTTGCCTGCGTTTCCTCGCGTGATCGGTGTCATTACGTCCCCGACCGGCGCCGCCGTTCGGGACATTCTGACAACGCTTGAACGCCGCTATCCGCAGGCTAGGGTCGTCCTGCACCCTGTACTGGTGCAGGGTAAGGGCGCGGCGCCGTCCATCGTCAAGGCCATCCGGACGATGAATGCGCTCGGTGAGGCCGACGTACTGATCGTCGGCCGGGGCGGCGGCTCGCTCGAGGAGCTGTGGGCGTTCAACGAAGAGGCGGTCGCGCGCAGCATCTACGACTCGGCGATCCCCGTCATCTCGGCCGTCGGCCACGAGACGGATTTTACGATCGCCGATTTCGTCGCTGACCTGCGGGCCGCCACGCCCACCGCCGCCGCCGAGCTCGCCGTGCCGCACGCCGCCGAGCTACGCGAGCAGCTGCGCCAGCTCGAGAGGGTGCTGCAGCAGGGCTTGCAGCACCAGCTCCGCCAGGCGCGCGAGCGGCTGCGGCGCCTGGCGGCATCGCCGGCGCTGCGCCAGCCGCAGCGCAGCCTGCTCCAGCACGCGGAGCGGCTGGACATGCTGCAGGCGCGGCTTGAGCGCCGCATGCGGGCGCAGGCTGAGCTGACGGGCGCGGCGCATGCTCGCCTGCATCAGCGGCTGCTGCGTTATCACCCGCAGGATACGCTGGCGTTGACGAAGCGGCGCCATGTGGATGCTGAGCGGCTGCTGCGCGCTGCAATGAACGGCACTTTGAAGGAAAAGAGCCAGAAGCTGGCATACAGCATTAGGCAGTTAGATGCCCTAAGCCCACTGAAGGTAATGGCTAGGGGATACAGTCTTGTGTATGACGAGAAAGGGCAGCGCTTGGTGAAGTCGCTGAATGATGTAGAGCCTGGAGATTTGGTCAAGGTAAAGCTGACCGATGGTGAGCTGGATTGCCAAGTATGGGGCATGAGGGGGGAAGGTGACGGCCATGGAGACTGAGAAGCAGAATCAAAAGGAACTGCTGGAGCAACAAGGGCAGGATTACAGCTTTGAGCAAGCGATGAACGAGCTGGAGGAAATCGTATCCCAATTGGAACATGGAGACGTTCCGCTGGAGAAGGCGATCGATCTTTTTCAAAAAGGAATGCAATTATCGCAATTATGCGGCCATAAATTATCGCAGGTTGAACGTAAAATTGAAATGATCATGGAGGCCGACGGAGAGATCGTAAAGAAGCCCTTTGATCCAATGATCGAAGAGAGCGGTGATTCGGTTGGATAAGCTTGCGATCACCCCATATCTCGATGAAATATCTGTTCTTATAACCTCTCATTTACAGCAGGTTCTTCCGGCAGCATGGGAAGTGCCTGCGCGTCTAAAGGAAGCTATGAACTACTCTTTAATGGCAGGCGGCAAGCGTCTCCGTCCGCTGCTTGTTATTGCTGCCGCAGAGGCGCTACAGGGAAGTCGCGAAGCAGCGATCCCTGTTGCCTGTGCCGTTGAGATGGTTCATACATATTCCCTGATTCATGATGATCTCCCGGCTATGGATGATGATGATTTCCGCCGAGGTAAGCCGACGAACCATAAAGTGTTCGGGGAGGCCATGGCTATATTGGCAGGTGACGCGCTGTTGACCCATGCTTTTTATAGTGTCGTTCAGGCCAGCAAGCAACATGGGATTCCCGCTGAAGCCGCGTTGGCCATTGTAGAGGATCTGGCACGTTTTGCCGGGCCTTCGGGCATGGTCGGCGGACAGGTTGCCGATATGGAAGGGGAGCAGGGATTGACTGAACTTGATCAGCTGCGTTATATCCACGAGCATAAAACGGGGGATTTGATCGTATTCTGCCTGAAGGCGGGAGGGCGAATTTCTGCCGCTTCCTCAGAACAGCTGCAAGCCTTGGAGACTTTTGGCCGCTCGATCGGACTCGCTTTTCAAATCCAGGATGACATTCTTGATTTGATTGGAGATGAGAGCAAGCTGGGCAAGAAGACACAAAGCGATGTTAAGCAGCAGAAGGTTACGTATCCTTATTTTACTGGTCTGGAGGGGTCTCGGGCTGAAGTTGAGCGCTTGACTAAAATTGCCAAGGAAGCGATTTCAAATGGAGTCATTCCTCATCCTGAGCGTCTGATCGGCATCGCCAATTACTTAGTGCATCGGGATCATTA comes from the Paenibacillus lentus genome and includes:
- the xseA gene encoding exodeoxyribonuclease VII large subunit: MEQKIYSIKELNRYIRMKMESDKLLSEVWIRGEISNFTHHSSGHMYFTLKDKDSRIKSIMFASHNQRLPFIPREGTRVIARGNVSVYERDGQYQFYATQMQPDGIGSLYLAFEQLKQKLEAEGLFAPQRKRSLPAFPRVIGVITSPTGAAVRDILTTLERRYPQARVVLHPVLVQGKGAAPSIVKAIRTMNALGEADVLIVGRGGGSLEELWAFNEEAVARSIYDSAIPVISAVGHETDFTIADFVADLRAATPTAAAELAVPHAAELREQLRQLERVLQQGLQHQLRQARERLRRLAASPALRQPQRSLLQHAERLDMLQARLERRMRAQAELTGAAHARLHQRLLRYHPQDTLALTKRRHVDAERLLRAAMNGTLKEKSQKLAYSIRQLDALSPLKVMARGYSLVYDEKGQRLVKSLNDVEPGDLVKVKLTDGELDCQVWGMRGEGDGHGD
- the nusB gene encoding transcription antitermination factor NusB, with amino-acid sequence MKRRLAREIAIQSLYQMEMNEVGAEEAVSILIAEAAGENESEVELSDVNKTTSFVLELVNGTWEHKAAIDEMLGDYLKNWQVSRLSKVDRQILRLAVYEMVFRNDVPGKVAVNEAIELAKHFGVEESGKFVNGVLGKMIHELETLKNKI
- the accB gene encoding acetyl-CoA carboxylase biotin carboxyl carrier protein; this encodes MFKLNEIKELIELLDKTSVHELEIENEGTRLCIRKPGKSELVHVQPTMVSPAPQALAPVHAASVAVDNGQVEAAGQHAESAAADANLHKIVSPMVGTFYRASSPDANPYVNVGDKVGVKTTVCIIEAMKLMNELEAEVKGEIVDILVENGQLVEFGQPLFLVKPE
- a CDS encoding DUF2273 domain-containing protein, coding for MNWKQLWEGYKGRLLGTAAAILFIPIYLFFGFWNMLFCALLLYVGYTIGKYKDLDQGSLIPWRELLDWLNARWRPFK
- a CDS encoding Asp23/Gls24 family envelope stress response protein, producing the protein MSTLPTEFERTDIGEIQIAPEVIEVIAGLATVEVKGVAGMSGGFAGGIAELLGRKNLSKGVKVEVGQREAAVDVSVIVEYGNRLPEVATEIQRNVKRSIETMTGLTVVEVNVHIHDVIFKTVERSEETELSHRVK
- the accC gene encoding acetyl-CoA carboxylase biotin carboxylase subunit: MKFHKILIANRGEIAVRIIRACRELGISTVAVYSEADKDSLHVRLADEAYCIGPTLAKDSYLNFTNLMSVATLTECDAIHPGYGFLAENADFAEICDSCNITFIGPSPEAITKMGDKSVAKQTMKSAGVPVIPGSDGLIDDLDEAIMVARDIGYPVIIKATAGGGGKGIRLAEDEASLIQQITMAQQEAQKAFGNAGVYLEKYLTGMKHVEIQIVADKHGNAVHLGERDCSVQRRRQKLVEEAPCPVLSPEKRQEMGEAAVRAALAVNYSGAGTLEFLLGPDGQFYFMEMNTRIQVEHPVTEMVTGIDLIQEMISVAEGNPLSFKQEDVILTGWSIECRINAEDPSRNFMPSPGKIGFYLAPGGPGVRVDSAAYPGYVISPHYDSMIAKLIVWAPTREEAIAKMKRALAEFAIEGIHTTIPFHQKLLDHPVFIRGDFDIKFLEENEI
- a CDS encoding polyprenyl synthetase family protein, with the translated sequence MDKLAITPYLDEISVLITSHLQQVLPAAWEVPARLKEAMNYSLMAGGKRLRPLLVIAAAEALQGSREAAIPVACAVEMVHTYSLIHDDLPAMDDDDFRRGKPTNHKVFGEAMAILAGDALLTHAFYSVVQASKQHGIPAEAALAIVEDLARFAGPSGMVGGQVADMEGEQGLTELDQLRYIHEHKTGDLIVFCLKAGGRISAASSEQLQALETFGRSIGLAFQIQDDILDLIGDESKLGKKTQSDVKQQKVTYPYFTGLEGSRAEVERLTKIAKEAISNGVIPHPERLIGIANYLVHRDH
- the folD gene encoding bifunctional methylenetetrahydrofolate dehydrogenase/methenyltetrahydrofolate cyclohydrolase FolD; its protein translation is MSAPIINGKQVSEEIRTNLRKEVEQLAGKGFTPGLAVVLVGEDPASQVYVRNKEKACHDLGYYSEVHRLPASTTQKELLDLVDKLNSQSNIHGILVQLPLPGHIEEKAVIDAIAVEKDVDGFHPVNVGNLVIGDDSLLPCTPAGVIELIKRTGIEISGKHAVVIGRSNIVGKPVSLLLQRENATVTMCHSRTANMKELTKQADILVVAIGRANFVDASYVKPGAVVIDVGMNRLDNGKLAGDVDFESVKEVSGPITPVPGGVGPMTITMLMQNTLIAAKRFQYSPELK
- the amaP gene encoding alkaline shock response membrane anchor protein AmaP, producing the protein MPKILDRLLLFIYSLSIGILSVIAVLLVTNAVPVDLKQFHGSSWIIAAISVSAVLFLLSIRFFYISIKRDRGSLPSIDQRTEYGDIQISVETIENLSYKAASRVRGIRDVKTRIRITDSGLEIIVRALVDGETSIPELTEEVQKQVHDYVEEITGIPVSYVSVYIANLVQSPVIKSRVE
- the xseB gene encoding exodeoxyribonuclease VII small subunit, with product METEKQNQKELLEQQGQDYSFEQAMNELEEIVSQLEHGDVPLEKAIDLFQKGMQLSQLCGHKLSQVERKIEMIMEADGEIVKKPFDPMIEESGDSVG